From Drosophila yakuba strain Tai18E2 chromosome 2L, Prin_Dyak_Tai18E2_2.1, whole genome shotgun sequence, one genomic window encodes:
- the LOC6528764 gene encoding uncharacterized protein LOC6528764 isoform X4 has protein sequence MENVPDISTSASSSSTSTSNSTSTLKLQSQINSKNVLIRSQSSGKLSSNEAKSAKQTATTSTTTTLRAAKLKIGAMQQQKQQHQQQHQQNLQQHQATSGGNIILLRGTRNENGQIIIQNKQDILSLLSEQQQQQEKSHSSAAITLNQLPTATTVARKTIVQGSSGASSNSSTISIVANSSNKEASSNTILLQTPINASQLESVLKAQERSKQANATQTKMVERPFMLKHATRSLSSESNCDSKSPFVLQTLKRLEKSQSILVIRNSTASSSATNTSMATSPQNGSSLANSSILSVTRTTKAAKGVAGALHKLKAAAATTATSGGAASAAATSSTGTTILRLGKSATTVAINGGSKLEATTSTTTAVSAPATTTTSNKLSNAVTTEQQQQQSTTTQTNVPLGNDGEPIKLPDNLESLPRADSFPSQRHRWNTNEEIAAILISFDKHGEWQSKEVRTRPKSGSLLLYSRKKVRYRRDGYCWKKRKDGKTTREDHMKLKVQGTECIYGCYVHSAILPTFHRRCYWLLQNPDIVLVHYLNVPYPDDNKMAVIAPSITLWGDKKEWTKEELVSQLKPMLSTINSDDDSDSGNDIEISTAETVESIVCQLMEKQRLSRQAALVKQLDCGCGDGGCVDGKNCTHPVMRRSAAMLKSSVQEKRLGEPFNSNAPNVVVASKLYSRWAERPRQHVDNHGQFHNVTQQLPQESAIKFQIIPPQQQQQQDGNYLQQQQYRGASQMLAARSNLVMQQQQQQQQQHQQQQQYHQQQQQQHQQQQQQQQHLSLQRFVASQGQNSVHLNQQHRLQIANTTITATPRDPATTPAAAASGAAAAASNIMDTELIENQNHMTTNKITNSGSSNSSGSNASKQLAAQTNNELNVVNNNDPGNNNFMYNQQQQLNASSNSNNSSQQQQQQHYYKLQQTTATPTSGQPPPLAQVQPHSLAQPPVEAMCMSPEHRSSSQATPATSSAGSIPSSISISVSASTSTSTPTPTTISTPTSGTSSTSSSLQSIIDGNQQQQITTTSTAATCDNLMSANALSEQQDNHTVNNQATEAPNRSQLQSQSQSQSQSLSQSLNQNGCATYSASSDNSSQISDESSSFGGNNQNSSNSSSSEEEPQVETLSFFNETLDLSHEDIQRTLIANMPYNTTAAGATAPSTTITTGNKAGKLELNQQEAEKKPSMRTEPAAEVEDDETDDVFANLDAFDMLVEFPELDLDDKQALNNTALEQGSFLGETAPSQPRKVHNICDFSPEWSYTEGGVKVLVAGPWTSSNGGAYTVLFDAQPVPTQLVQEGVLRCYCPAHEAGFVTLQVACGGFLVSNSVMFEYKLSLLADAPFDATSSNDCLYKFTLLNRLSTIDEKLQVKTELELTTDNTALCLEPNFEEKLVAYCHKLIKHAWSMPSTAASWTVGLRGMTLLHLAAALGYAKLVGAMLNWRSENPHIILETELDALSQDVYGFTPLAWACVRGHVECSLLLYKWNHNALKIKTQAQQTPLDLASMRGHKTLLAQMYRLEKERCRKPQLRGGLANLSMNMGVEAEADEQHQSFSAFDLELQRKHDGVFLRPVAVHSNQSPPNSSSRYSKRSSIDSGINMDIRSKSGKALARLHSNFESHDSYALGVDSPLDSLTGTNCLLSPLRKMDFALWDSDAKVLTLAEHIIAAMPERIKNEADEMMVLGSPLTEPLTSESSALTDSFMDPLLDSLPNTHFDSDFSFDFHDHSYRYHDVSTPCSSLSPASSGPLQSPASYSILGTDPSVSSPSPPPSTKQLTEFLHASSISSYPFETDFSKLTLTDTEQRELYEAAKCIQKAYRSYKGRQKLEEQNKERSAATVIQNYYRRYKQYAYYRQMTNAALVIQHGYRSYRRNKRFKKSGLCLSSSSDHGSVSSNSQCLSSFYDHYKQDQQQLHEMGSQPSTPKETSPSGPLKRTYSQSTQNQAARKIQQFMRQSRIKLQKERAEKEKLVHQRRAEYLQNLQFQGQQEMLVCHENSISAPSSGNTNASNSNNLHQIQSNQ, from the exons ATGGAAAATGTGCCCGATATTTCCACCAGCGCTTCGTCctcttctacttctacttctaaTTCAACTTCCACACTGAAACTCCAAA GCCAAATCAACTCTAAAAATGTCCTGATCCGATCGCAGAGCAGTGGCAAGCTAAGCAGCAATGAAGCTAAATCagcaaagcaaacagcaacaaccagtACAACGACGACTCTGCGAGCGGCCAAGCTCAAGATCGGGGCCATgcaacagcagaagcagcagcatcagcagcagcatcagcaaaacctgcagcagcatcaggcTACGAGCGGCGGCAACATCATCCTGCTGCGCGGCACTCGCAACGAAAATGGCCAGATCATCATCCAAAACAAGCAGGACATACTCAGCCTGCTCAgcgagcaacagcagcagcaggagaagaGCCACTCCTCCGCGGCCATCACGCTCAACCAACTGCCCACGGCCACAACGGTGGCTAGGAAGACCATTGTACAGGGCTCGAGTggagccagcagcaacagctccACCATTTCCATTgtggccaacagcagcaacaaggaggccagcagcaacacgaTCCTCTTGCAAACCCCCATCAATGCCAGTCAGTTGGAGAGTGTTCTAAAGGCCCAGGAGCGTTCCAAGCAGGCCAACGCCACGCAAACCAAGATGGTGGAGAGGCCCTTTATGCTGAAGCAT GCCACGCGCAGCTTGAGTTCCGAGAGCAACTGCGACAGCAAGTCCCCCTTTGTGCTGCAAACACTGAAGCGTCTGGAGAAGTCTCAATCCATACTGGTCATACGCAACTCCACAGCGTCGTCCTCTGCAACCAACACTTCCATGGCCACTTCGCCACAAAATGGCAGCAGTCTTGCCAACTCAAGTATTCTAAGCGTGACGCGCACCACGAAGGCGGCCAAGGGCGTGGCAGGAGCGCTCCACAAGCtcaaggcagcagcagccacaacagccACGAGCGGAGGAGCCGCTTcagccgcagcaacatcatcGACGGGCACCACCATTCTTAGGCTGGGAAAAAGCGCCACCACAGTGGCCATTAATGGAGGCAGCAAGCTAGAGGCAACGACGAGCACAACCACAGCGGTGTCAGCACcggcgacaacgacaacatcaaATAAATTGTCCAACGCGGTGACAaccgagcagcagcagcaacaatcgACAACAACGCAAACGAATGTGCCACTTGGGAACG ATGGCGAACCCATCAAGCTGCCCGACAATTTGGAGAGCCTGCCAAGAGCCGACAGTTTTCCATCACAGCGTCATCGTTGGAATACAAATGAG GAAATCGCTGCGATTCTTATCAGCTTTGATAAACATGGCGAGTGGCAGTCCAAAGAGGTTCGAACCAG ACCCAAGAGCGGATCGCTCTTGCTCTACTCAAGGAAGAAGGTGCGTTACCGACGCGATGGATACTGCTGGAAGAAACGCAAGGACGGCAAGACGACGCGCGAGGATCACATGAAACTAAAAGTACAAGGCACTGAG TGCATCTATGGTTGTTATGTACACTCGGCCATATTGCCCACATTTCATCGCAGATGTTACTGGCTGTTGCAG AATCCGGACATTGTTTTGGTGCACTACCTGAACGTCCCATATCCGGATGATAATAAAATGGCCGTGATTGCACCCAGTATCACACTTTGGGGCGATAAAAAGGAGTGGACCAAGGAGGAGCTGGTCAGTCAGCTCAAGCCCATGC TATCCACAATCAATTCCGACGACGACTCCGACTCGGGAAACGATATAGAAATATCA ACGGCGGAGACGGTGGAGTCCATAGTGTGCCAACTGATGGAGAAGCAGAGGTTGTCGCGCCAGGCTGCCTTGGTCAAGCAGCTGGACTGCGGGTGCGGGGATGGAGGCTGTGTGGACGGAAAGAACTGTACGCATCCCGTGATGCGACGATCGGCAGCCATGCTGAAGTCCTCGGTGCAGGAGAAACGGCTAGGCGAGCCTTTCAACAGCAACGCGCCCAATGTGGTGGTGGCCAGCAAGCTCTACTCCCGATGGGCGGAGCGGCCCAGGCAGCACGTGGACAATCACGGCCAGTTCCACAACGTCACACAGCAGTTGCCGCAGGAATCGGCCATTAAGTTTCAGATCATTccgccgcagcaacagcagcagcaggatggGAACtacctgcagcagcagcagtatcGCGGAGCAAGTCAAATGCTCGCCGCAAGGAGTAATCTGGTgatgcagcaacagcaacagcaacagcagcaacaccagcagcagcagcaataccaccagcaacaacagcagcagcaccaacaacagcagcaacagcagcagcacttgaGTCTACAGCGATTTGTTGCCAGTCAAGGCCAGAATTCGGTGCATCTCAATCAGCAGCACAGGCTGCAAATAGCCAATACAACGATCACAGCGACACCCAGAGATCCTGCGACGACTCCAGCAGCGGCAGCttcaggagcagcagcagccgcctcGAATATTATGGACACCGAGCTAattgaaaaccaaaaccacaTGACCACAAACAAAATCACAAACTCcggcagcagcaatagcagtGGCAGCAATGCCAGCAAGCAATTAGCAGCCCAAACAAACAACGAATTAAATGTCGTAAATAATAACGACCCCGGCAACAATAACTTTATGTAcaatcaacagcagcaacttaATGCttccagcaacagcaacaacagcagccagcagcagcagcagcaacattatTATAAATTGCAACAGACAACAGCAACCCCAACTAGTGGTCAGCCGCCTCCTCTGGCGCAAGTTCAACCCCACTCCTTGGCCCAACCTCCCGTGGAAGCCATGTGCATGTCACCCGAgcatcgcagcagcagccaggcCACACCTGCAACGTCTTCCGCTGGTAGCATCCCCTCctccatatccatatccgtgtccgcatccacatccacatccacacccactCCCACGACCATATCCACGCCCACATCGGGCACTTCGTCCACTTCGAGTTCCTTACAATCGATTATCGATGgcaatcagcagcaacaaattaCAACGACGTCGACGGCAGCAACTTGTGATAATTTAATGAGCGCCAATGCGCTCTCTGAG CAGCAAGACAACCACACAGTCAACAATCAGGCCACAGAAGCCCCCAACAGGAGTCAGctgcaatcgcaatcgcaatcgcagtcgcagtcgctaTCTCAATCCCTGAACCAAAATGGTTGTGCAACTTACAGTGCTTCCAGTGATAACAGCAGCCAAATTAGTGACGAAAGCAGCAGCTTCGGCGGTAACAAtcaaaacagcagcaacagcagcagcagcgaggaGGAACCCCAGGTGGAAACGTTGAGCTTTTTCAACGAGACCTTGGATCTGTCCCACGAGGATATTCAGCGCACTCTGATAGCGAATATGCCGTACAATACGACAGCAGCGGGAGCCACAGCACCCAGTACAACGATAACAACGGGAAACAAAGCAGGCAAACTCGAGTTAAATCAACAGGAGGCGGAGAAGAAACCCTCGATGAGAACAGAACCCGCAGCCGAGGTTGAGGACGATGAGACCGACGATGTGTTTGCCAATCTGGATGCCTTCGATATGCTCGTGGAGTTTCCCGAACTCGATTTGGATGACAAGCAGGCCCTGAATAACACGGCGTTGGAGCAGGGCTCCTTTTTGGGAGAGACTGCACCATCGCAGCCACGCAAGGTACACAATATATGCGACTTTAGTCCCGAATGGTCGTACACGGAGGGAGGCGTTAAGGTTTTGGTGGCCGGACCTTGGACGAGCTCGAATGGCGGAGCCTATACGGTGCTATTTGATGCGCAGCCCGTACCCACGCAACTGGTCCAGGAAGGAGTACTCCGCTGCTATTGTCCAGCCCACGAGGCCGGATTTGTGACTCTGCAGGTGGCTTGTGGTGGATTCCTTGTTTCCAACTCCGTGATGTTCGAGTACAAGCTTTCCCTGCTGGCGGATGCTCCATTCGATGCCACCAGCTCCAACGATTGCCTGTACAAGTTTACGCTGCTTAACCGCCTGTCTACCATTGACGAGAAACTGCAGGTGAAGACGGAGCTTGAGCTCACG ACCGACAACACTGCTCTCTGCTTGGAGCCAAACTTCGAAGAGAAGCTGGTGGCATATTGCCACAAACTGATCAAGCACGCCTGGAGCATGCCCAGCACAGCTGCCTCCTGGACGGTGGGCTTACGTGGCATGACTCTGCTCCACTTGGCCGCTGCCTTGGGCTATGCCAAGCTCGTGGGCGCCATGCTCAATTGGCGTTCGGAAAACCCACATATCATTCTCGAAACCGAACTAGACGCCCTCAGCCAGGATGTCTACGGTTTTACTCCGCTCGCCTGGGCCTGTGTGCGTGGCCATGTAGAGTGCTCGCTGTTACTCTACAAATGGAACCACAATGCGCTGAAGATCAAAACACAGGCACAGCAAACTCCTCTGGATTTGGCCAGCATGCGGGGCCACAAAACCTTACTGGCGCAGATGTATCGCTTGGAGAAGGAGCGCTGCCGCAAGCCGCAACTGCGCGGAGGCTTGGCCAATCTTTCTATGAACATGGGCGTGGAAGCGGAGGCGGACGAACAGCACCAGAGTTTCAGCGCTTTTGATTTGGAACTCCAGCGGAAGCATGATGGCGTTTTTCTGAGACCTGTTGCAGTGCATAG CAATCAGAGTCCACCCAATAGTAGCAGTCGTTACTCCAAACGTTCCTCTATAGATAGTGGCATTAACATGGACATACGGAGCAAGTCTGGAAAAGCGCTCGCCAGGCTCCATAG CAACTTTGAGAGCCATGACAGCTATGCTCTGGGCGTTGACTCGCCGTTGGACTCACTGACTGGAACCAACTGTCTGCTATCGCCGCTGCGCAAAATGGACTTTGCCCTTT GGGACTCCGATGCCAAAGTTCTAACTTTAGCTGAACACATTATAGCAGCTATGCCAGAACGGATCAAG AACGAAGCCGATGAAATGATGGTGCTGGGCAGTCCCTTAACAGAACCCCTAACTTCAGAATCTTCTGCGCTGACGGACAGCTTTATGGATCCCCTGCTCGATTCGCTGCCCAACACACATTTCGACAGCGACTTCAGCTTCGATTTCCATGACCATAGCTATCGCTATCACGACGTCAGCACGCCCTGCTCCAGTTTGAGTCCGGCCAGCTCGGGACCGCTGCAGTCCCCGGCCAGTTACTCTATTTTGGGAACCGATCCCTCAGTCAGTTCGCCCAGTCCCCCGCCATCCACCAAACAGCTGACGGAGTTTCTGCACGCCTCCAGTATCTCGTCGTATCCTTTTGAAACGGATTTCTCCAAGCTAACCCTAACAGACACGGAGCAGCGAGAGCTCTACGAGGCAGCCAAGTGCATTCAGAAGGCGTATCGCTCGTACAAGGGTCGACAGAAGCTCGAGGAGCAGAACAAGGAACGGAGCGCTGCCACAGTAATCCAGAACTACTACAGGCGGTACAAGCAGTACGCCTACTACAGGCAGATGACAAACGCCGCCCTGGTGATTCAACATGGCTACCGCTCCTACAGACGCAACAAGCGATTCAAGAAGAGCGGCTTGTGCTTGAGCAGCTCCAGTGATCATGGAAGTGTGAGCAGCAACTCCCAGTGCCTGTCCAGCTTTTACGATCACTACAAACAggatcagcagcagcttcaCGAGATGGGCTCCCAGCCCAGCACGCCTAAGGAAACCAGCCCCTCGGGTCCCTTGAA GCGAACCTACTCGCAGTCTACTCAAAATCAAGCTGCCAGGAAAATTCAACAGTTTATGAGACAATCACGCATCAA ACTACAGAAAGAGCGAGCCGAAAAAGAGAAGCTTGTGCACCAACGCAGGGCGGAATACCTTCAAAACTTGCAGTTTCAAGGGCAGCAGGAAATGTTGGTGTGCCACGAAAATAG CATTTCTGCGCCAAGCAGTGGCAACACCAATgcgagcaacagcaacaatctACACCAAATACAATCCAATCAGTGA